The following proteins come from a genomic window of Phycodurus eques isolate BA_2022a chromosome 9, UOR_Pequ_1.1, whole genome shotgun sequence:
- the zgc:92907 gene encoding UDP-N-acetylglucosamine transferase subunit ALG13 homolog isoform X1 — protein sequence MTFQTISVRSVSDGIKSKENTLPTSLFSPGRQALNHRGYERLVLQVGRGSVFPDPENFPHVNLEVFRFKDSIAKDMEQADLIISHAGAGSCLEALGAGKALLVVVNDKLMDNHQLELARQLHMESHLLYCTCPTLTETLRSMDLSVLRPFVPGQPQKFANFMDKALGLQ from the exons atgacatttcaGACGATCAGCGTACGATCGGTATCCGACGGTATAAAGTCTAAGGAAAACACACTACCAACGTCACTGTTCTCACCGGGTCGTCAG GCATTAAATCATCGTGGCTATGAGCGTTTGGTTCTCCAGGTGGGAAGAGGATCGGTTTTCCCGGATCCTGAAAACTTTCCACATGTCAACCTGGAGGTTTTTCGCTTCAAAGACTCCATAGCGAAGGACATGGAGCAGGCAGACCTCATCATCAGCCATGCGG GGGCCGGAAGCTGCTTGGAGGCGCTGGGCGCCGGCAAAGCACTGCTGGTGGTGGTCAATGACAAGTTGATGGACAACCACCAACTGGAACTGGCCAGACAGCTGCACATGGAGTCGCACTTGCTCTACTGCACTTGCCC CACGCTGACAGAAACGCTGAGGAGCATGGACCTCTCTGTCCTTCGGCCTTTTGTGCCTGGTCAGCCACAGAAGTTTGCAAACTTTATGGACAAAGCTCTTGGACTCCAGTGA
- the zgc:92907 gene encoding UDP-N-acetylglucosamine transferase subunit ALG13 homolog isoform X4 has product MDNHQLELARQLHMESHLLYCTCPTLTETLRSMDLSVLRPFVPGQPQKFANFMDKALGLQ; this is encoded by the exons ATGGACAACCACCAACTGGAACTGGCCAGACAGCTGCACATGGAGTCGCACTTGCTCTACTGCACTTGCCC CACGCTGACAGAAACGCTGAGGAGCATGGACCTCTCTGTCCTTCGGCCTTTTGTGCCTGGTCAGCCACAGAAGTTTGCAAACTTTATGGACAAAGCTCTTGGACTCCAGTGA
- the zgc:92907 gene encoding UDP-N-acetylglucosamine transferase subunit ALG13 homolog isoform X2: MKTVFVTVGTTSFDDLIEEITSAKAVNALNHRGYERLVLQVGRGSVFPDPENFPHVNLEVFRFKDSIAKDMEQADLIISHAGAGSCLEALGAGKALLVVVNDKLMDNHQLELARQLHMESHLLYCTCPTLTETLRSMDLSVLRPFVPGQPQKFANFMDKALGLQ, encoded by the exons ATGAAGACCGTGTTTGTCACTGTGGGCACAACGAGCTTTGACGACCTCATTGAGGAAATTACGTCCGCCAAGGCTGTTAAC GCATTAAATCATCGTGGCTATGAGCGTTTGGTTCTCCAGGTGGGAAGAGGATCGGTTTTCCCGGATCCTGAAAACTTTCCACATGTCAACCTGGAGGTTTTTCGCTTCAAAGACTCCATAGCGAAGGACATGGAGCAGGCAGACCTCATCATCAGCCATGCGG GGGCCGGAAGCTGCTTGGAGGCGCTGGGCGCCGGCAAAGCACTGCTGGTGGTGGTCAATGACAAGTTGATGGACAACCACCAACTGGAACTGGCCAGACAGCTGCACATGGAGTCGCACTTGCTCTACTGCACTTGCCC CACGCTGACAGAAACGCTGAGGAGCATGGACCTCTCTGTCCTTCGGCCTTTTGTGCCTGGTCAGCCACAGAAGTTTGCAAACTTTATGGACAAAGCTCTTGGACTCCAGTGA
- the zgc:92907 gene encoding UDP-N-acetylglucosamine transferase subunit ALG13 homolog isoform X3: MKTVFVTVGTTSFDDLIEEITSAKAVNVGRGSVFPDPENFPHVNLEVFRFKDSIAKDMEQADLIISHAGAGSCLEALGAGKALLVVVNDKLMDNHQLELARQLHMESHLLYCTCPTLTETLRSMDLSVLRPFVPGQPQKFANFMDKALGLQ; encoded by the exons ATGAAGACCGTGTTTGTCACTGTGGGCACAACGAGCTTTGACGACCTCATTGAGGAAATTACGTCCGCCAAGGCTGTTAAC GTGGGAAGAGGATCGGTTTTCCCGGATCCTGAAAACTTTCCACATGTCAACCTGGAGGTTTTTCGCTTCAAAGACTCCATAGCGAAGGACATGGAGCAGGCAGACCTCATCATCAGCCATGCGG GGGCCGGAAGCTGCTTGGAGGCGCTGGGCGCCGGCAAAGCACTGCTGGTGGTGGTCAATGACAAGTTGATGGACAACCACCAACTGGAACTGGCCAGACAGCTGCACATGGAGTCGCACTTGCTCTACTGCACTTGCCC CACGCTGACAGAAACGCTGAGGAGCATGGACCTCTCTGTCCTTCGGCCTTTTGTGCCTGGTCAGCCACAGAAGTTTGCAAACTTTATGGACAAAGCTCTTGGACTCCAGTGA